The window AAAAAATCTACCAATAGGTGGAGGAATAGGGGGAGGAAGTGCAGATGCTGCTGCGGTATTAAACTTCCTCTCTCAACATTTTAATGTATCTGAAGTTGATTTATTTGAAATTGCTGAAAAAATAGGGAGCGATGTACCTTTCCTTTTAAAAGGTGGAACAGCAATAGGAAGAGGTAAAGGGGAAATATTAGAATTTTTGCCTCCTTTAAAATTGAATATAGAACTATTTACTATGGGAATAAGTATAGATACTAAGAAAATGTATCAAAAAATAGATAAAAATTGGGAATACTTAGTACACCAAGGAGATCCTTATAAACTATACACTGCCTTGAAAAATAAGGACATTTTTATGATAAAAAAGAATGCATTTAATATATTTGAACAAGTTGTTTTTGATGAATATCCCCAAATTAAACAAAAAAAAGAAACACTTGAAAAAGATGGAAAAACTATTATTGCCATGATGTCTGGATCAGGTAGCACTATTTTTAGGGTGTGTTAATCAGTAATCTTTTTGTCAAGTTTATAAACAAAAGCAATAATTTCGGCAGCTATTTCATACAGCTCAGGTGGTATATTTTCATCTAAGTCTAATCCATAGAACTCTTCAACGGCCTCTTCGTTTTTTATTACTGGAATATGTTCTTTTTCAGCTATCTCCAAAATCTGTTTAGCAACTAAGTTTATTCCTTTAGCAACTACTTTTGGAGCTTCATCAACACCTTTTTTATACCTTAAAGCTACTGCCTTTTTTGAATCTGACATTTTTTTATCACTTCTTTAATTTTTTCTCTAAATATTCTTTCATGGTCTCTACTATATAATCCACATCTTTTCTACTTACCCAATAATTGGTAACAAATCTAAATTCCCCGTTTTCAGAAGGATTTATTTTGATACCTTTTTTCAAAAAGAATTGCTCAATATCTTGGGTGTCAATTTTTTCGTTGATTTTAAAAAATACCATATTTATATGAATATCTTCTAAATTAACAAATATTTCAGGTATTTGTGATAACTTTTCTCCCAAATATCTTGCATTTTCATGATCTTCCTTTAAGCGAAAACTCATCTTTTCTAAAGCAACTAATCCAGCTGCTGCCAAAAATCCTGCTTGTCTAAGTCCACCACCCATCAATTTTCTTTTTTTCTTTGCTTTTTCTATAAACTCTTTGCTTCCTGCAACCATAGAACCTACAGGGGCACAAAGGCCTTTGGAAAGGCAAAACATAACTGAATCACAGTATTGAGTTATTTCTTTTGGATCTACTTTTAAATATGTAGCGGCATTGAAGACTCTTGCTCCGTCTAAATGCACAGGAATACTTTTTTCATGAGCAATATAATATATTTCTTTCATATTCTCAAGAGGGATCACTTTACCGTTTGAATGAGCATTTTCAAGACATATTAAACCAGTGGATGGATAGTGCAGATCATCTTCACCACTTCTGATTTTTTGTTTAATTTCCATTGGCGACATAACTCCTTGGTTGCTGTTTACAGTTCTAAGTTGTACCCCTGCAATTACTGCTGCTGCTCCAACTTCATGAACTACTATGTGACAGTTATCATCTAGTATAACTTCGCTGCCTCTTTCACAATGCGTGAAAATAGATAACTGATTGCCAAAAGTTCCGCTTGGAACAAAAAGAGCATCTTCTTTTCCAACGACTTTAGCTGCATAATCTTCTAATTTTTTTATAGTTGGATCTTCATCATAAACGTCATCTCCAACCTCTGCTTTATAAATTGCTTCTCTCATTTCTTGAGTAGGTTGTGTAACTGTATCGCTTCTTACATCTATGAATCTCAATAAGAACACCTTCCCTTTCTCTAAGGAATATTTGTTTTTAATACTTTATTTTTTATGTATCTATTAATGACGTAGGAGAATGAAGTTAATATTATTACCGTTATCATAATTATAGCTCCTAATATTTGTAAAGTGGAAAAACTCTCACCCAAAAAAACAAAAGAAAATAAAGAGGCGAACACTGGCTCACCAATAAATATTAATACAGTTGAATTTGAACCAACTATCTTTTGATATTTTAATTGTAAAAAAGTTACTAAAATGGTTGCAAATATTGAGGTATATAAAGCTGTAATCCATATAGGATAACCTAAATTCCAGTTTGCATTAAAGGATAATGGTAAATAAATGATTGAAGCAATCAAAAACTGAAAAGCAAGTAGGGAACTTTCTTCATTTTTTCTGGAAAATTTAGTAATCAAAACTATATGAAGAGCAAAAAGAACTGCTCCTATAAAAGTTAAAAAATCTCCAAAGTTAAATCCAGAAAGGCCTCCAAAAAGCATATATGATCCTAAAAGAGACAAAGGAAAGCACAACCATTGTACAAGATTTGGTTTTTCTTTCTCTATTAAAAAAGAAATTAGAGGAGTAAAAGGTATATATAAAGAGGTAATAAACCCGCTTTTAGATGCATCGGTAAAGTTTATTCCATAAGTTTGTAACAAATGAGCAAACCCTAAAACAACACCCAGAATTGCTCCATATTTGACTGAATGTTTTCTCCAAATAACAAAAGATAAAATTGTTGCGATAGAAAATCTAATAAATAAATAAGGTAAAGTTTGGATATCAGTCAAAACAGCTTTGTGTAAAGGAAAAGTAGATCCCCATACAATTGTTATTAATAAAAGAGAAGAGAAAGCCTTAAACACCCAAATTCCTCCACTATCGATTTATAATAATCTATTATACCAAATCAAATTTGACAAAATTTAATAAAATCTAAACCAACCATAATTTTTTGTAGTATAATTGATTTAAGAAAAAGTTTGATCATTTATTCATGAGGAGGTTGATAGTCTTCAAATTAAAAAGTCCCACTTTTGGAGTCGTTGAATCAAATGATTTAAAAGAATTAATAAACGTGTTTGCTGAAAATAAAAAGTATAAAATATTAGTGGGGACAGACAGTCACGCAAAAAACAGTCATGTTTTATTTGCGACAGCTATTGTAATTTATAGGATAGGAAATGGTGGAACCTATTTTTATAATATTAAATACGAACAAAAACATTATGATATGTTTTCTCGGCTCATAAAAGAGGCTGAATTGAGTTTAAAGGTAGCAGAATTCTTAGAAAATTATTTGAATTTTAAAAAACCAGAAGTCCATCTTGATATTGGTTTAAATGGGAAATCAAAAGAAGTTTTTAATACAATCACTGGATACGTAAAAGGTTTAGGGTATGACTATAAAATAAAACCTGAATCTTTTGCTGCAACCAGTATAGCCCATTTATACACCAAATGAACTGCATATACTTTCACATAATTTGATAAAAAGTTATTTCTTCACTGATATTACTTTGAGTTTTTTAGGTAATATCTCAAAGTGCAAGGGAGAATGTCCTAAAGATTCCCCATCCACTTCTAAATATAATTTATCTCTCGATTCTATTTCTACGGTTTTTCCTATGAAAGTTTTAACGGCCTTGTGATTTATAAAAGAACCATCATATATTTTTTTTAAATTCTTTATTATTGAAAAAAAAGATATCTTGTCCACGGCAGTTATGTCAAATAGTCCGTCATCATAAATTGCATTGGGGGTAAACATCATTCCTCCACCACTATATTTACCTATTCCAACGTTTAAAGTTAATAACGCTCCTTCGTATACTATTTTATCATTTACTCTAATCTGTATATATGGGTCTTTAAAAGAAAATAAAGTTAAAAATAATATAAGAGAATAAGAAAGTTTACCAAAAAATCTTTTTTTACTTTTATTTGCTTTATATGTAACTTCTGCATCGAATCCCATTCCCGCAACATTTATAAAGTATCTAATTTTCTCACTCTTCTTTTGTGTATATGTAACTAACCCTACATCTTGAAGGATAAAATTTTCATTTTCTAACAATTTAATAATATCTTCTAAATTTTCTGGAATGCCAACGGTTTTTCTCCAATCGTTGCCTGAACCTGTTCCTATGGCTGTAACAGCGATTTCTGTTGTATCGACAAAATTTTGTTTCATAATAGCGTTAACTATTTCATTAACCGTTCCATCTCCTCCTACGGATAATATTTTTTTATATCCTTCCTTAATTCCATTCATTGATAAATAAAATCCATCATAGGGTTTTTTTGTAAAAGAGTAGTCAAAGGGAATTTTACTGGATTTTATCAGAGGATAAATTTTTTCAGACCAGATTTTTCTTGTTTTACCCCCTCCTGCTTGTGGATTGATTACAAATAATACTCTATCCCTATTCATAAGATTGTCTCCTCAAATGGTTTTCTTTTAAATTATCAGTAACCCCTCTTATTCTTATAAAAGAATATTCAAAGAATTCTTTGTCGACTTTACAAAAATAATACTTTTCTTCTTTATATCTATATCTTTTACAACCATTTCTACATAAATTGAACCATTCACAGTTATGACAATCATCAGGGGTCTTAAAACTGTCTTCCTCCAAATCGACTTATGATTACAGTATGAAACCTTGTATTTATTAAAAATTGGAGTATTGAGTTCAATTATTTACTGAAGTTAACACCGCAATAGTTTAAAAGGACATCAGTTAAGGTTTTTCACAGCTCTAATAATAGATTTTTCGACAGCTTCAGCAGCTAATTCTCCAATTATAGTTACATTACTTTCAATTTCTCCTGTTGATAAGCAAAATACAACGTCTCCATCGTACATAGTATGAACAGGTTTTATTGCTCTAGCCATACCATCGTGTGCTATTTGAGCAACCTTGTTGGCTTCTTCTTTGGTTAGTATAGCGTTTGTAGCAACTACTGATAAAGTAGTATTTTCGCCAGCATTCGCATTGACTGCGAATTTTTTCATATATTCATAAATGTTTATGAAGTTTTTATTTTTATCTAGTGCACCAGCTATAATTTTTCCATTTTCATAAACATCTCCTGTGGAATTTACTACTGTAATTGCACCAACAACTATGCCTTTTTCTAATTCTATAGAATAACTTCCTACGCCACCTTTCATAGCATATTGACTTCCCAAAGCTTTCCCAACCAAAGCTCCTGTTCCAACACCAATAGAACCTTCCTCAACAGGGTCAGAAGAAGCATTTTTTGCAGCTAAATAACCTGAGTTTTTATCAGGTCTTTTTAAGGGGTCTCCTATATCAAGATCGTATATAACTGCAGCAGGAACGATAGGAACTTTAATAGAATTGGTTTGAAATCCAACTTTGTTTTCTTCAAGATACTGCATAACACCACTTGCGGCATCAAGACCAAATGCACTTCCGCCAGTTAATAAAACTGCGTGTACTTTTTGAACAAGATTGATTGGCCTAAGCAAGTCAGTTTCTCTTGTTCCTGGAGCTGATCCTCTAACATCAACTCCTCCAACCGCTCCTTCCTCGTATAAAATCACAGTGCATCCCGTTAGGGATTGATTATCCGTATAATGCCCAACTTTTATTCCTGGAACTGCAGTTATCGTTTTATTCACATTTATCATTTCCTTTCAATACAATATTTAGGAATTAATTTACTTCACTATAATTAAAAATTTCAACAGGTTCTTTATAATCATCAAACCAATAAGCTTCGGGATTTCTTTTGAAAACAAAAAATTTTCTATAATTTTCTGGATTATGTGATCTATGATATCTAAAAATAATATTGTCTTTCGTCATTGCTGAAACCTCTATTTTTCCAGTTTCATGAGACATTACAAATCTAGGCCTTTTTGCAAGTCCTGAAATAGTTTCAAGAGCTTGTAAGAAGATTGAGTAACCTTTTTCAAGAGGTACAACGAAACCTTTATTTCCCATAACAGGTCTATTTTGAAACACATAATAAGGTGGAACACCTATAAAAGAAAGTTTTTTAAACAATTGACTTAATATTTTTGGATCATCATTTATTTTATGAAGAAGTGGTGTTTGGTTCGCAAGAATGGAGCCAGAATTTAATAGGAGGTTAATTCCTTTCACTGCTTCAGAAGTTATTTCATTTGGATGATTGAATTGAACAATAAAATACAATTTTTTCCCGTTTTTATTGTACTTTTTTATCATTTCAACAAAAGAAACATCGTTAAGAATTCTGTATGGATTAAAGGCAGGGATCTTGCTGCCGATTCTGATAATTTTTACGTGTTCAATTTTATAAATGGACTCAATAATTGACTCCAGTTTTTTTGTGGATAGCAATAAAGGGTCTCCACCTGTTAACAGAACATTTGTTATTTCTTCATGTTGTTTTATATACTCAATATCTTCTCCTATTTCTCTTGTTCTAACAACTTCCTTTCCTATATCCTTGAATAATCTTTTTCTAAAACAAAAACGGCAAAAACTACCGCAAACATCATTTACTAATAATAAGGCGGTATCTTTGTACTTATGTTGTAAACCTTTACTTATAGTATATGAATGCTCTTTAGAGGCATCTTCAAATCCCCATTCTTCAAGTTCTTCAATATTTGGTATTATGATTCTTCTTATAGGATCGTTTTTATCTTCCCAGTTAATTAAGCTTAAATAATATTCATTAGCTCTAAATTTATATTTCTCTTCGACTTTTTTTAATCTTTCTAGTTCTTCTTTAGGCATTTTTGATATTTTCTCTAATTTATTTATATACTCTGGATACAAGATGAACACTTCCTTTCTTTTTTAGCACTTTATTCCTAATTACTATCTAAAAAATATCTTTCTTTTAATTAAAGAAATTTTCTAAATAATGTTTCTATTTCATTTTTGAGTTTTTTCAATAAATAACCATAAATGTTAGAAAACAAGATATAAGCAATTATTATAATAGATAAAATCAATTTTTGAGTTGCTATATCTGGAAGAAGTTCTCCGAAAAAGATGTACATAATATAAAAATCTATTGCCGCAAATAAAGTGATAAAAGTATGCTTTAAAATTTTTTTGTTTATGTTTATAAATGAAATAATGGGAATAAAAAAGAGTAAAAAAATCCCAATTGCTTCAATAATAAAACCTGAAATAAATATTAAGAAAAATATAGATAATGAGAAAACCAAAGTATACCTTTGTGATAAAAAGAAATTTCCTAATGGCAGGAGTAAACTTATTACAGTGGGGGCTATTCTAAAATATCGTGAAACAAGGTAAAGAAGGAAAAAGAAAATTACTAAAAAAGCTGTATTAATTGTAGGATTTTTAATTCTAAAATTCATAAAAATCAAAACCAGTTACAAAGATCTCCACCACCGCATTCACACAGAGTGTCTAAACATACAGTGGCACCCAAGCATTGTAAACAGTTACCACATCCACTTCTTCCATAACTATAGTTTCCTGCCCTGAAAGTATCCAACCTTTTTCTAAAATTTTCATCTTCTTTATATTTTGAAAATAGGTTTTTGAATTCGCCCTTTTTTATTTTTTCTACTATAGTTTTCTGGCTTTCCATGTTTTTGTCCTCCAATTAATATTTTATTCATTTGATTCCTATGATAGATTAAAGAGAATGTAGCAAGTTTTTTAGCTAAGTGTTTATTATAAAGAGATATGCTTTCGACATTTTCAATGAGTTCCTTAGCACAAAGATCATAAGTAAAAAGCAATCTCTCTTTTTGATCGTTTTTTAAATTTTCAATCTTTTTGGTATTAAAAGATGTAGATATAGCATTAAATTTTCCCCTTTTAATATCTTTTTTAAAGTCATAAATACTATCCATTAGATAGATTAAATAAGCAGTAACTATCGGCATCGTTTCTGGATATTCTTGCTTAAAAAACCTTTTAAATAAAAGCTCCATAATTTTT of the Petrotoga sp. 9PW.55.5.1 genome contains:
- the ispE gene encoding 4-(cytidine 5'-diphospho)-2-C-methyl-D-erythritol kinase, translated to MFIKAFGKVNLYLDVLAKREDNYHEILTLFQSIPDYDEIYLEFSEKEIFESEPELQISWNKNIIKKTIDTFKKETGIIDFNLKIKLIKNLPIGGGIGGGSADAAAVLNFLSQHFNVSEVDLFEIAEKIGSDVPFLLKGGTAIGRGKGEILEFLPPLKLNIELFTMGISIDTKKMYQKIDKNWEYLVHQGDPYKLYTALKNKDIFMIKKNAFNIFEQVVFDEYPQIKQKKETLEKDGKTIIAMMSGSGSTIFRVC
- a CDS encoding EscU/YscU/HrcU family type III secretion system export apparatus switch protein, translated to MSDSKKAVALRYKKGVDEAPKVVAKGINLVAKQILEIAEKEHIPVIKNEEAVEEFYGLDLDENIPPELYEIAAEIIAFVYKLDKKITD
- the ltaE gene encoding low-specificity L-threonine aldolase, giving the protein MRFIDVRSDTVTQPTQEMREAIYKAEVGDDVYDEDPTIKKLEDYAAKVVGKEDALFVPSGTFGNQLSIFTHCERGSEVILDDNCHIVVHEVGAAAVIAGVQLRTVNSNQGVMSPMEIKQKIRSGEDDLHYPSTGLICLENAHSNGKVIPLENMKEIYYIAHEKSIPVHLDGARVFNAATYLKVDPKEITQYCDSVMFCLSKGLCAPVGSMVAGSKEFIEKAKKKRKLMGGGLRQAGFLAAAGLVALEKMSFRLKEDHENARYLGEKLSQIPEIFVNLEDIHINMVFFKINEKIDTQDIEQFFLKKGIKINPSENGEFRFVTNYWVSRKDVDYIVETMKEYLEKKLKK
- a CDS encoding DMT family transporter → MFKAFSSLLLITIVWGSTFPLHKAVLTDIQTLPYLFIRFSIATILSFVIWRKHSVKYGAILGVVLGFAHLLQTYGINFTDASKSGFITSLYIPFTPLISFLIEKEKPNLVQWLCFPLSLLGSYMLFGGLSGFNFGDFLTFIGAVLFALHIVLITKFSRKNEESSLLAFQFLIASIIYLPLSFNANWNLGYPIWITALYTSIFATILVTFLQLKYQKIVGSNSTVLIFIGEPVFASLFSFVFLGESFSTLQILGAIIMITVIILTSFSYVINRYIKNKVLKTNIP
- a CDS encoding ribonuclease H-like YkuK family protein, which codes for MIVFKLKSPTFGVVESNDLKELINVFAENKKYKILVGTDSHAKNSHVLFATAIVIYRIGNGGTYFYNIKYEQKHYDMFSRLIKEAELSLKVAEFLENYLNFKKPEVHLDIGLNGKSKEVFNTITGYVKGLGYDYKIKPESFAATSIAHLYTK
- a CDS encoding diacylglycerol kinase family protein codes for the protein MNRDRVLFVINPQAGGGKTRKIWSEKIYPLIKSSKIPFDYSFTKKPYDGFYLSMNGIKEGYKKILSVGGDGTVNEIVNAIMKQNFVDTTEIAVTAIGTGSGNDWRKTVGIPENLEDIIKLLENENFILQDVGLVTYTQKKSEKIRYFINVAGMGFDAEVTYKANKSKKRFFGKLSYSLILFLTLFSFKDPYIQIRVNDKIVYEGALLTLNVGIGKYSGGGMMFTPNAIYDDGLFDITAVDKISFFSIIKNLKKIYDGSFINHKAVKTFIGKTVEIESRDKLYLEVDGESLGHSPLHFEILPKKLKVISVKK
- a CDS encoding P1 family peptidase, with amino-acid sequence MINVNKTITAVPGIKVGHYTDNQSLTGCTVILYEEGAVGGVDVRGSAPGTRETDLLRPINLVQKVHAVLLTGGSAFGLDAASGVMQYLEENKVGFQTNSIKVPIVPAAVIYDLDIGDPLKRPDKNSGYLAAKNASSDPVEEGSIGVGTGALVGKALGSQYAMKGGVGSYSIELEKGIVVGAITVVNSTGDVYENGKIIAGALDKNKNFINIYEYMKKFAVNANAGENTTLSVVATNAILTKEEANKVAQIAHDGMARAIKPVHTMYDGDVVFCLSTGEIESNVTIIGELAAEAVEKSIIRAVKNLN
- a CDS encoding KamA family radical SAM protein; translation: MPKEELERLKKVEEKYKFRANEYYLSLINWEDKNDPIRRIIIPNIEELEEWGFEDASKEHSYTISKGLQHKYKDTALLLVNDVCGSFCRFCFRKRLFKDIGKEVVRTREIGEDIEYIKQHEEITNVLLTGGDPLLLSTKKLESIIESIYKIEHVKIIRIGSKIPAFNPYRILNDVSFVEMIKKYNKNGKKLYFIVQFNHPNEITSEAVKGINLLLNSGSILANQTPLLHKINDDPKILSQLFKKLSFIGVPPYYVFQNRPVMGNKGFVVPLEKGYSIFLQALETISGLAKRPRFVMSHETGKIEVSAMTKDNIIFRYHRSHNPENYRKFFVFKRNPEAYWFDDYKEPVEIFNYSEVN